One stretch of Thermoflexus sp. DNA includes these proteins:
- a CDS encoding helix-turn-helix domain-containing protein: MRGMQAFRFERDPNGAQRVTLARHVGAARFAYNWGLARCLEAIERGEPIPSALRLHK; the protein is encoded by the coding sequence ATGCGGGGGATGCAGGCGTTTCGCTTCGAGCGGGATCCGAACGGGGCGCAGCGGGTGACCCTGGCCCGGCACGTGGGGGCCGCTCGCTTTGCCTACAACTGGGGCCTGGCGCGTTGCCTGGAAGCGATCGAACGCGGAGAGCCGATCCCCTCTGCCCTTCGGCTCCACAAGGA